Part of the Drosophila pseudoobscura strain MV-25-SWS-2005 chromosome 2, UCI_Dpse_MV25, whole genome shotgun sequence genome, TGTGCGTTATAAATTTTTACGACTCTACGCAGGGCATTGAATTTTTACGAGACGACGACCCGGAGGAGCAGCATGATGTGCCGAGGCAGCAGCAATTTAAAACAATTCAGGCAGGAAAATAATGCTTAAAGTAAGGCCAAGGAAATTGCATGCTTGGCATTAGAAGAAAAcccaacaaaacaaagaaaataagGGAGAAAGGCGAAAGAAAAGCTGCAGCACGTGACATTCGGAGAAAACTCCTTGCACACGACGCCATTTTGTAACGGTAATTGGCAGACGGCGTCACACGTGAAGCTAAACGTCCGCCAacacgcccccccccccaacaaCACTCCAGCCTCCACCCTCCAACCTCCACCCcccaatcatcatcatcatcatcatcgtcgtcgtcgtcgtcgtcctcgtcagGCTCTCAGGACGATGGCCGTTAGCAACATTGTCTGCGAATGGCTACGTGCCCTGGGACTGGCCCAGTATGCCGAAAGTTTCCTCGACAATGGCTACGATGACCTGGAGATATGCAAACAGGTCGGTGATCCCGATCTGGATGCCATTGGCGTTGAGAATCCATCGCATCGGCACAAGCTCCTCAAGAGCATTCGCTCGCTGCGGGAGAAGGGCGCCGCCTCTGTCTATTTTATGCTCAACGATCCCAATTCCCTGTCGGGCAGCATGGAGATACTCTGCGAAACGCCGCCCAGCAACGACCTCGAGATGGTGCTCGGCGAACAGCTGGAGACGGACGGAGTGCGTCTGACAGCGCATCCATATTCAACACCGGTAAgtctttttttcccccccttttTACTATAGTTGTAGATTTAATGAGTGGCAGTTAATGGAAGCAGTTACCCGCTGTTTAGGGCTAAAGGGGAATATTTTGTATCACAAGTTGTGGTCGGTATTGCTATTATcgcaatttttgttgtttttgagtGGTATTCCTTGAAGATTTGAAAATTTCGATTAATTTTAATCTAAAGTCGAAAAGTGTTAAAGAAAAGTGATCGATAAATGTTCGATATCTGCGATTGAGAAGATTGAGAAAATTTCGATCCATTTTAATCTAAAGTCAAATATCGTCGATAAATGTGGAGAATGAAAAATGTCGATTAATTGCAATCTAGCGTCAGCATTTTGTGTTAATATGTTATCGATAAATGATCAATGTATTCGATAACATTCTATATTGAGacaattttgatttattttaatctAAAGTCCAAAAAGCGTGCAAATATGCTATCGATAATTATCACTGGCTTCGATGAATTTCGAGCATTCGACAACTTCGATATATTGTAAGCtgaaattcaaaaattttgCAAATACGGTATCGAAAAACTATCAAAAAATGATCGAAAGTTTAAAGAATGAGAAAATTTTGATATATCTTAATCTAAAGTCCGAATTTTTTGCGAATATACTATCGATAAATCATCAATAGCTTCGATACATTTCGATAATGAGCAAATTTCGagtaatttcaatttaaagttCAATTTGTTTGCTAATATTTGATCGATAAATCTCACGAACGAGAACATTTTGATCCAATTTAATCTAAGGCCAAAAAACCCTTATAAATATGTAATAGAAAAATTATCTGTGGCTTAGATAAATTTCGAGAATGGTCTATATTCATGGAAAGCCCTAAAATTTGCTTAATTTTAAACTCATTCTACAAGTACGTTATCGATAAATTATCGAAACCTTTACAACATTTCTATAAAATAGATAAATTCAAGATATATCGTTGAAAACTGTATTACATAATCGTTATACCAATATATGATCGATAAAGTCGAAAAATTATCGTTAAAATCGGTAGCATTTCGATACAATATCGATATTTTAGCTGAAATTCACTGCGGAGTCAATGGTTTCAGTTTCATTGCCTTTTGCGGATCCTTTTGTTTATGGGAACAGCGAATCAACATGCGATGAACAGTGGCTCAGTGACGCTACAGGGTATCAGGGGTAAGCTCTGCTTTGTTCAAACTAAATAACACCCTTAAATAACCCCCCATtgagagctctctctctctttgcctctGTGGATTCGAAACTCAATGAAACTGTCACGAACAGAGGACTTCGAGGGGTGGGGTGactggagggggggggggggtcacTGAAGTATCTTTTAAATGTAtccgaacacacacacacacacacacacacacacacacacacacacacacacacacatagaactTTCAGGCAAAAGTTTAACTAAAACTGAAGCTTTTTATTACGAAATCCAATTGCAAACAAAATCTAAAATTGCACTTTTCCTACCATGTAGCTaacccccccatccccccttgccccccttgcccgccacccccctctaACACTTTTCCAAGCCAGAGTTTCGAGTGGAAGGAAAAGAgagtccctggtccctggtccctgggtCTCTGGTGGAAGACTATTCAATGTCAGTTTACATACTTAAATTAAAATTCTGGACATGCGAAGTGGTTCAAGGGGGGGTgaggcaggggggggggatgtGTGTCCCAGGGGCAGGTTGCAACGTTGGAAAATGTCAAACCCGAGGTCCGAGATCTCCGCACTTGACAGTAAAATGGAGAACATTTTAAACAGAGAAGCAAAGGCACTGCCCTTCCTGcctccctccctgcctccctcctcctctcttCCTGTAACCTGCAACTGCTACTCTTTCCCCTTCCCTGGTGCCCCCCTTCCAGTGATAATCCTCTGTGCCCCTCCATCGAGTGTCGTGTTTGGGTTCTCCTCCATTGTTCTGTGCCGCCTCTCCACTCCAGGTAGGCGACATATCATGTGGCAGCACCGAAAAATGTTTCCgtttaaaaaaatacccaCCTTTTCGGCCTTTTGGGGGGCTCTGaagtaattaaaataattccTTCAAAAGAGcagattttgattttgattttttagcAAAAATTTTGTGATTtattatgcaaaaatatttttctcaaCCTTTTATATTTTTCGCGTGGATTTTTCTCATAGCTCAAGAATTTGTTGCACATCAGTTGATGTGATTTATATACGGGGGGCATGCCCcagtctcgtctcgtctcgtctttCAGTCTCTTCTCGACATCGTTGGCGGCACAAATCACGTCATTGAGTTGTTTTCATCAAAAGGGCAGGCATGCAGAAGACACAGAGAGGCCCAAAAGAGAGACCCACAGAAAGAAGccactgccccagcccctgcccctgcccctgcccctatccctgccccattcccccctttccccttttCCGCCTTGCCTTTCATTC contains:
- the SKIP gene encoding sterile alpha motif domain-containing protein 5 isoform X5, with protein sequence MAVSNIVCEWLRALGLAQYAESFLDNGYDDLEICKQVGDPDLDAIGVENPSHRHKLLKSIRSLREKGAASVYFMLNDPNSLSGSMEILCETPPSNDLEMVLGEQLETDGVRLTAHPYSTPVSS
- the SKIP gene encoding sterile alpha motif domain-containing protein 5 isoform X4, which encodes MAVSNIVCEWLRALGLAQYAESFLDNGYDDLEICKQVGDPDLDAIGVENPSHRHKLLKSIRSLREKGAASVYFMLNDPNSLSGSMEILCETPPSNDLEMVLGEQLETDGVRLTAHPYSTPVSVISRWPRRFPQSVSIDVPSMYSSVSLFAHPSPPQPLIHYSLAYFHNFHHF